A genomic window from Scophthalmus maximus strain ysfricsl-2021 chromosome 17, ASM2237912v1, whole genome shotgun sequence includes:
- the mybpc2a gene encoding myosin binding protein Ca isoform X10: protein MPEPQKPAAEGDKAAAAPAETKDVRPAVEPVPGEAPQMAELTGLFVLKPESVTATKGKDITFVTKVDSTNLLRKPNMKWLKGKWLDLGSKAGKHLQFKETYDRNTKIYTYEMSIIKVVDGDAGGYRCEVTSKDKCDSCTFDISVQAVEEEQQDNILEAFKRSGDADEDAGDLDFSALLKKRQKKKQAPKEEVDVWEILKGANPCDYEKIAFQYGITDLRGMLKRLKKMKMESKKSDGAFLRKLDSAYSVDKGKTIQLTVEVADPDAPVTWLKNGQEIKPSAKYVFESVGNKRTLTINKCNLSDDAAYECVVGEEKSFTEVFVKEPPITITKPLDDVLTVVGEKVEFEVEVSEEGANVKWMKDGVELTRETAGSKYRIKKAGKKHILIINEATKEDIGMYYAFTNGGESKAELEVEDKELQVLQSIADLTVKSAEQAVFKCEVSDEKVTGKWFKDGVEVQPSDRIKITHIGRTHKLTIDDVKSSDAGDYTFVPDGYALSLSAKLNFLEIKIEYVPRQDPPKIHLDTSGTGNKNTITVVAGNKLRLDVEITGEPAPTVCWMKGDKVVAEAEGRVRVETRKTLSSFVIEGAERGDEGLYHIAVNNPAGEDKADLFIRVVDVPNPPENVKCSSVGEDCATIAWDPPAFDGGVPIKGYLMEKKKVGSARWTKLNFDVYESTTYEAKKMIEGVRYEMRVFAVNGIGVSQPSANSEPFMPIAATSEPTRLVVDDVTDTTCALKWLPPEKIGAGGIDGYIIEYCKEGGDQWVQANAAPVAKNQYRVKDLPVGEKMLFRVVAVNVAGRSPPATTAQAVTIREIMETPKIRLPRQLRTKLIRVVGEKLNLVIPFQGKPRPVVTWFKDGAPLDGKTIGTRTSEVDSILFIRSAERDHSGKYTLSVQIENVSDSADIYIQIVDKPGPPIAVHVTDVWGFNAALEWKPPKDDGNCDIIGYTIQKADMKTKDWFTVYEHNRRPGCTVSDLVMGNEYSFRVFSENICGHSDEPGVSKNNAVVTKTGLAYKPPPFKEKDMTRSPKFTAPLVNRTVVAGYAAAISCAVRGFPKPKIIWMKNNMIIGEDPKFLMQNNQGVLTLNIRKPSMFDGGRYSCRAINDLGQDEVECKLEVRVVKEKGEEAKK, encoded by the exons atCTACACTTACGAGATGAGCATCATCAAAGTAGTGGATGGGGACGCAGGTGGCTACCGCTGCGAGGTCACCTCCAAAGACAAGTGCGACAGCTGCACATTCGACATCTCCGTGCAGG ctgtggaagaggagcagcaggacaaCATCTTGGAGGCGTTTAAGCGATC CGGAGATGCAGATGAGGATGCCGGTGATCTTGACTTCAGCGCGCTGCTCAAGAAAAG gcagaagaagaaacaggccCCCAAAGAGGAAGTGGATGTTTGGGAAATCCTAAAGGGGGCCAACCCCTGTGACTACGAGAAGATCGCCTTCCAGTATGGCATCACGGACCTGAGGGGCATGCTGAAGAGgctgaagaagatgaagatggagtCCAAGAAGAGTGACG GAGCTTTCCTCAGGAAGCTGGATTCGGCCTACTCAGTGGACAAGGGCAAGACGATCCAGCTCACCGTGGAGGTGGCCGACCCCGACGCTCCGGTCACGTGGCTGAAGAATGGACAGGAGATCAAACCATCAGCCAA GTATGTGTTCGAGAGCGTGGGCAACAAGCGGACGCTCACTATCAACAAGTGCAACCTTTCGGATGACGCAGCGTACGAGTGCGTGGTCGGGGAGGAGAAGAGCTTCACGGAGGTTTTCGTCAAAG aGCCGCCGATCACCATCACCAAGCCGCTGGACGACGTCCTCACCGTGGTCGGTGAGAAGGTGGAGTTTGAGGTGGAAGTTTCAGAGGAAGGCGCCAACGTGAAATG GATGAAAGATGGGGTTGAGTTGACCAGAGAGACTGCAGGTTCAAAGTACAGGATTAAGAAAGCTGGGAAGAAGCACATTTTGATCATAAATGAAGCCACCAAGGAGGATATCGGGATGTACTACGCCTTCACCAATGGTGGGGAGTCGAAGGCAGAGCTGGAGGTTGAAG ATAAGGAGCTGCAGGTTCTGCAGAGCATTGCCGACCTGACAGTGAAGTCTGCCGAACAGGCTGTGTTCAAGTGCGAGGTGTCCGACGAAAAAGTGACGGGGAAGTGGTTCAAGGACGGCGTCGAAGTCCAGCCCAGCGATCGCATCAAAATAACGCACATCGGAAG GACCCACAAGCTGACAATTGATGACGTGAAGTCTTCGGACGCCGGAGATTACACTTTCGTCCCCGACGGCTACGCGCTGTCTCTCTCCGCAAAACTCAACTTCCTGG aGATCAAGATTGAATACGTTCCCCGACAAG ATCCGCCCAAAATCCACCTGGACACCAGCGGCACCGGCAACAAGAACACGATCACCGTGGTGGCCGGGAACAAACTTCGCCTCGACGTGGAGATCACGGGGGAGCCGGCCCCGACCGTGTGCTGGATGAAGGGAGACAAG gTGGTGGCTGAGGCCGAGGGACGGGTCCGCGTGGAGACCAGGAAGACCCTGAGCAGCTTTGTCATAGAGGGGGCGGAGAGAGGCGACGAGGGCCTTTACCACATCGCCGTGAATAATCCTGCCGGAGAAGACAAGGCGGACCTCTTCATCAGGGTCGTGG ATGTGCCCAATCCCCCCGAGAATGTCAAATGCTCGTCAGTTGGCGAGGACTGTGCCACGATCGCATGGGACCCTCCCGCGTTTGACGGCGGAGTTCCCATTAAAG GGTAcctgatggagaagaagaaggttggctcGGCCAGATGGACCAAGCTCAACTTTGACGTTTACGAGTCCACCACGTATGAGGCCAAGAAGATGATCGAAGGCGTGCGTTACGAGATGAGGGTGTTCGCAGTCAACGGCATCGGCGTCTCTCAGCCCAGTGCGAACTCAGAGCCCTTCATGCCCATCG ccgcCACCAGCGAGCCCACCCGTCTCGTGGTGGACGATGTGACAGACACTACCTGTGCACTCAAGTGGCTTCCTCCGGAGAAAATCGGAGCGGGCGGCATCGACGGTTACATCATCGAGTACTGCAAAGAAGGAG GGGACCAGTGGGTGCAGGCTAATGCGGCGCCAGTGGCAAAGAACCAGTACAGGGTGAAGGACCTCCCAGTCGGGGAGAAGATGCTGTTCAGAGTGGTGGCCGTCAACGTCGCGGGCCGCAGCCCGCCCGCCACGACCGCCCAGGCCGTCACTATCAGAGAGATCATGG AGACTCCAAAGATCCGCCTGCCGCGCCAACTGAGAACCAAACTCATCAGGGTTGTGGGCGAGAAGCTGAACCTGGTCATCCCCTTCCAG GGTAAACCTCGCCCCGTCGTGACCTGGTTCAAAGACGGCGCTCCCCTGGACGGCAAGACGATAGGAACCCGTACCAGTGAGGTGGACTCCATCCTCTTCATCCGCTCGGCGGAGAGGGACCACTCGGGAAAGTACACACTGTCCGTTCAGATTGAGAACGTGTCGGACAGCGCTGACATTTACATTCAGATTGTAG ATAAGCCCGGCCCTCCCATCGCTGTGCACGTCACAGACGTCTGGGGCTTCAACGCCGCGCTGGAGTGGAAGCCGCCGAAAGACGACGGCAACTGCGACATTATCGGCTACACCATTCAGAAGGCCGACATGAAGACTAAG GATTGGTTCACGGTCTACGAGCACAACCGTAGGCCCGGCTGCACCGTGTCTGACCTGGTCATGGGGAACGAGTATTCCTTCCGAGTGTTCAGCGAAAACATCTGCGGCCACAGCGACGAGCCCGGCGTCAGCAAGAACAACGCCGTCGTTACCAAGACAG GTTTGGCCTACAAACCTCCTCCCTTCAAAGAGAAGGACATGACCAGATCCCCCAAGTTCACGGCGCCCCTGGTGAACAGAACTGTGGTGGCGGGCTACGCCGCCGCCATCAGCTGTGCCGTCCGCGGCTTCCCCAAG CCAAAGATCATTTGGATGAAGAACAACATGATCATCGGTGAGGACCCCAAGTTCCTGATGCAGAACAACCAGGGCGTGTTGACGCTGAATATCCGCAAGCCGAGCATGTTCGACGGGGGCCGGTACTCCTGCAGGGCCATCAACGACCTCGGGCAGGACGAGGTGGAGTGCAAGCTGGAGGTTCGAG ttgtaaaagagaaaggagaggaggcgaAGAAATGA
- the mybpc2a gene encoding myosin binding protein Ca isoform X6, with amino-acid sequence MPEPQKPAAEGDKAAAAPAETKDVRPAVANNEPRDEPVPGEAPQMAELTGLFVLKPESVTATKGKDITFVTKVDSTNLLRKPNMKWLKGKWLDLGSKAGKHLQFKETYDRNTKIYTYEMSIIKVVDGDAGGYRCEVTSKDKCDSCTFDISVQAVEEEQQDNILEAFKRSGDADEDAGDLDFSALLKKRQKKKQAPKEEVDVWEILKGANPCDYEKIAFQYGITDLRGMLKRLKKMKMESKKSDGAFLRKLDSAYSVDKGKTIQLTVEVADPDAPVTWLKNGQEIKPSAKYVFESVGNKRTLTINKCNLSDDAAYECVVGEEKSFTEVFVKEPPITITKPLDDVLTVVGEKVEFEVEVSEEGANVKWMKDGVELTRETAGSKYRIKKAGKKHILIINEATKEDIGMYYAFTNGGESKAELEVEDKELQVLQSIADLTVKSAEQAVFKCEVSDEKVTGKWFKDGVEVQPSDRIKITHIGRTHKLTIDDVKSSDAGDYTFVPDGYALSLSAKLNFLEIKIEYVPRQDPPKIHLDTSGTGNKNTITVVAGNKLRLDVEITGEPAPTVCWMKGDKVVAEAEGRVRVETRKTLSSFVIEGAERGDEGLYHIAVNNPAGEDKADLFIRVVDVPNPPENVKCSSVGEDCATIAWDPPAFDGGVPIKGYLMEKKKVGSARWTKLNFDVYESTTYEAKKMIEGVRYEMRVFAVNGIGVSQPSANSEPFMPIAATSEPTRLVVDDVTDTTCALKWLPPEKIGAGGIDGYIIEYCKEGGDQWVQANAAPVAKNQYRVKDLPVGEKMLFRVVAVNVAGRSPPATTAQAVTIREIMETPKIRLPRQLRTKLIRVVGEKLNLVIPFQGKPRPVVTWFKDGAPLDGKTIGTRTSEVDSILFIRSAERDHSGKYTLSVQIENVSDSADIYIQIVDKPGPPIAVHVTDVWGFNAALEWKPPKDDGNCDIIGYTIQKADMKTKDWFTVYEHNRRPGCTVSDLVMGNEYSFRVFSENICGHSDEPGVSKNNAVVTKTGLAYKPPPFKEKDMTRSPKFTAPLVNRTVVAGYAAAISCAVRGFPKPKIIWMKNNMIIGEDPKFLMQNNQGVLTLNIRKPSMFDGGRYSCRAINDLGQDEVECKLEVRVVKEKGEEAKK; translated from the exons atCTACACTTACGAGATGAGCATCATCAAAGTAGTGGATGGGGACGCAGGTGGCTACCGCTGCGAGGTCACCTCCAAAGACAAGTGCGACAGCTGCACATTCGACATCTCCGTGCAGG ctgtggaagaggagcagcaggacaaCATCTTGGAGGCGTTTAAGCGATC CGGAGATGCAGATGAGGATGCCGGTGATCTTGACTTCAGCGCGCTGCTCAAGAAAAG gcagaagaagaaacaggccCCCAAAGAGGAAGTGGATGTTTGGGAAATCCTAAAGGGGGCCAACCCCTGTGACTACGAGAAGATCGCCTTCCAGTATGGCATCACGGACCTGAGGGGCATGCTGAAGAGgctgaagaagatgaagatggagtCCAAGAAGAGTGACG GAGCTTTCCTCAGGAAGCTGGATTCGGCCTACTCAGTGGACAAGGGCAAGACGATCCAGCTCACCGTGGAGGTGGCCGACCCCGACGCTCCGGTCACGTGGCTGAAGAATGGACAGGAGATCAAACCATCAGCCAA GTATGTGTTCGAGAGCGTGGGCAACAAGCGGACGCTCACTATCAACAAGTGCAACCTTTCGGATGACGCAGCGTACGAGTGCGTGGTCGGGGAGGAGAAGAGCTTCACGGAGGTTTTCGTCAAAG aGCCGCCGATCACCATCACCAAGCCGCTGGACGACGTCCTCACCGTGGTCGGTGAGAAGGTGGAGTTTGAGGTGGAAGTTTCAGAGGAAGGCGCCAACGTGAAATG GATGAAAGATGGGGTTGAGTTGACCAGAGAGACTGCAGGTTCAAAGTACAGGATTAAGAAAGCTGGGAAGAAGCACATTTTGATCATAAATGAAGCCACCAAGGAGGATATCGGGATGTACTACGCCTTCACCAATGGTGGGGAGTCGAAGGCAGAGCTGGAGGTTGAAG ATAAGGAGCTGCAGGTTCTGCAGAGCATTGCCGACCTGACAGTGAAGTCTGCCGAACAGGCTGTGTTCAAGTGCGAGGTGTCCGACGAAAAAGTGACGGGGAAGTGGTTCAAGGACGGCGTCGAAGTCCAGCCCAGCGATCGCATCAAAATAACGCACATCGGAAG GACCCACAAGCTGACAATTGATGACGTGAAGTCTTCGGACGCCGGAGATTACACTTTCGTCCCCGACGGCTACGCGCTGTCTCTCTCCGCAAAACTCAACTTCCTGG aGATCAAGATTGAATACGTTCCCCGACAAG ATCCGCCCAAAATCCACCTGGACACCAGCGGCACCGGCAACAAGAACACGATCACCGTGGTGGCCGGGAACAAACTTCGCCTCGACGTGGAGATCACGGGGGAGCCGGCCCCGACCGTGTGCTGGATGAAGGGAGACAAG gTGGTGGCTGAGGCCGAGGGACGGGTCCGCGTGGAGACCAGGAAGACCCTGAGCAGCTTTGTCATAGAGGGGGCGGAGAGAGGCGACGAGGGCCTTTACCACATCGCCGTGAATAATCCTGCCGGAGAAGACAAGGCGGACCTCTTCATCAGGGTCGTGG ATGTGCCCAATCCCCCCGAGAATGTCAAATGCTCGTCAGTTGGCGAGGACTGTGCCACGATCGCATGGGACCCTCCCGCGTTTGACGGCGGAGTTCCCATTAAAG GGTAcctgatggagaagaagaaggttggctcGGCCAGATGGACCAAGCTCAACTTTGACGTTTACGAGTCCACCACGTATGAGGCCAAGAAGATGATCGAAGGCGTGCGTTACGAGATGAGGGTGTTCGCAGTCAACGGCATCGGCGTCTCTCAGCCCAGTGCGAACTCAGAGCCCTTCATGCCCATCG ccgcCACCAGCGAGCCCACCCGTCTCGTGGTGGACGATGTGACAGACACTACCTGTGCACTCAAGTGGCTTCCTCCGGAGAAAATCGGAGCGGGCGGCATCGACGGTTACATCATCGAGTACTGCAAAGAAGGAG GGGACCAGTGGGTGCAGGCTAATGCGGCGCCAGTGGCAAAGAACCAGTACAGGGTGAAGGACCTCCCAGTCGGGGAGAAGATGCTGTTCAGAGTGGTGGCCGTCAACGTCGCGGGCCGCAGCCCGCCCGCCACGACCGCCCAGGCCGTCACTATCAGAGAGATCATGG AGACTCCAAAGATCCGCCTGCCGCGCCAACTGAGAACCAAACTCATCAGGGTTGTGGGCGAGAAGCTGAACCTGGTCATCCCCTTCCAG GGTAAACCTCGCCCCGTCGTGACCTGGTTCAAAGACGGCGCTCCCCTGGACGGCAAGACGATAGGAACCCGTACCAGTGAGGTGGACTCCATCCTCTTCATCCGCTCGGCGGAGAGGGACCACTCGGGAAAGTACACACTGTCCGTTCAGATTGAGAACGTGTCGGACAGCGCTGACATTTACATTCAGATTGTAG ATAAGCCCGGCCCTCCCATCGCTGTGCACGTCACAGACGTCTGGGGCTTCAACGCCGCGCTGGAGTGGAAGCCGCCGAAAGACGACGGCAACTGCGACATTATCGGCTACACCATTCAGAAGGCCGACATGAAGACTAAG GATTGGTTCACGGTCTACGAGCACAACCGTAGGCCCGGCTGCACCGTGTCTGACCTGGTCATGGGGAACGAGTATTCCTTCCGAGTGTTCAGCGAAAACATCTGCGGCCACAGCGACGAGCCCGGCGTCAGCAAGAACAACGCCGTCGTTACCAAGACAG GTTTGGCCTACAAACCTCCTCCCTTCAAAGAGAAGGACATGACCAGATCCCCCAAGTTCACGGCGCCCCTGGTGAACAGAACTGTGGTGGCGGGCTACGCCGCCGCCATCAGCTGTGCCGTCCGCGGCTTCCCCAAG CCAAAGATCATTTGGATGAAGAACAACATGATCATCGGTGAGGACCCCAAGTTCCTGATGCAGAACAACCAGGGCGTGTTGACGCTGAATATCCGCAAGCCGAGCATGTTCGACGGGGGCCGGTACTCCTGCAGGGCCATCAACGACCTCGGGCAGGACGAGGTGGAGTGCAAGCTGGAGGTTCGAG ttgtaaaagagaaaggagaggaggcgaAGAAATGA
- the mybpc2a gene encoding myosin binding protein Ca isoform X9 yields the protein MPEPQKPAAEGDKAAAAPAETKEKPAEEEEPVPGEAPQMAELTGLFVLKPESVTATKGKDITFVTKVDSTNLLRKPNMKWLKGKWLDLGSKAGKHLQFKETYDRNTKIYTYEMSIIKVVDGDAGGYRCEVTSKDKCDSCTFDISVQAVEEEQQDNILEAFKRSGDADEDAGDLDFSALLKKRQKKKQAPKEEVDVWEILKGANPCDYEKIAFQYGITDLRGMLKRLKKMKMESKKSDGAFLRKLDSAYSVDKGKTIQLTVEVADPDAPVTWLKNGQEIKPSAKYVFESVGNKRTLTINKCNLSDDAAYECVVGEEKSFTEVFVKEPPITITKPLDDVLTVVGEKVEFEVEVSEEGANVKWMKDGVELTRETAGSKYRIKKAGKKHILIINEATKEDIGMYYAFTNGGESKAELEVEDKELQVLQSIADLTVKSAEQAVFKCEVSDEKVTGKWFKDGVEVQPSDRIKITHIGRTHKLTIDDVKSSDAGDYTFVPDGYALSLSAKLNFLEIKIEYVPRQDPPKIHLDTSGTGNKNTITVVAGNKLRLDVEITGEPAPTVCWMKGDKVVAEAEGRVRVETRKTLSSFVIEGAERGDEGLYHIAVNNPAGEDKADLFIRVVDVPNPPENVKCSSVGEDCATIAWDPPAFDGGVPIKGYLMEKKKVGSARWTKLNFDVYESTTYEAKKMIEGVRYEMRVFAVNGIGVSQPSANSEPFMPIAATSEPTRLVVDDVTDTTCALKWLPPEKIGAGGIDGYIIEYCKEGGDQWVQANAAPVAKNQYRVKDLPVGEKMLFRVVAVNVAGRSPPATTAQAVTIREIMETPKIRLPRQLRTKLIRVVGEKLNLVIPFQGKPRPVVTWFKDGAPLDGKTIGTRTSEVDSILFIRSAERDHSGKYTLSVQIENVSDSADIYIQIVDKPGPPIAVHVTDVWGFNAALEWKPPKDDGNCDIIGYTIQKADMKTKDWFTVYEHNRRPGCTVSDLVMGNEYSFRVFSENICGHSDEPGVSKNNAVVTKTGLAYKPPPFKEKDMTRSPKFTAPLVNRTVVAGYAAAISCAVRGFPKPKIIWMKNNMIIGEDPKFLMQNNQGVLTLNIRKPSMFDGGRYSCRAINDLGQDEVECKLEVRVVKEKGEEAKK from the exons atCTACACTTACGAGATGAGCATCATCAAAGTAGTGGATGGGGACGCAGGTGGCTACCGCTGCGAGGTCACCTCCAAAGACAAGTGCGACAGCTGCACATTCGACATCTCCGTGCAGG ctgtggaagaggagcagcaggacaaCATCTTGGAGGCGTTTAAGCGATC CGGAGATGCAGATGAGGATGCCGGTGATCTTGACTTCAGCGCGCTGCTCAAGAAAAG gcagaagaagaaacaggccCCCAAAGAGGAAGTGGATGTTTGGGAAATCCTAAAGGGGGCCAACCCCTGTGACTACGAGAAGATCGCCTTCCAGTATGGCATCACGGACCTGAGGGGCATGCTGAAGAGgctgaagaagatgaagatggagtCCAAGAAGAGTGACG GAGCTTTCCTCAGGAAGCTGGATTCGGCCTACTCAGTGGACAAGGGCAAGACGATCCAGCTCACCGTGGAGGTGGCCGACCCCGACGCTCCGGTCACGTGGCTGAAGAATGGACAGGAGATCAAACCATCAGCCAA GTATGTGTTCGAGAGCGTGGGCAACAAGCGGACGCTCACTATCAACAAGTGCAACCTTTCGGATGACGCAGCGTACGAGTGCGTGGTCGGGGAGGAGAAGAGCTTCACGGAGGTTTTCGTCAAAG aGCCGCCGATCACCATCACCAAGCCGCTGGACGACGTCCTCACCGTGGTCGGTGAGAAGGTGGAGTTTGAGGTGGAAGTTTCAGAGGAAGGCGCCAACGTGAAATG GATGAAAGATGGGGTTGAGTTGACCAGAGAGACTGCAGGTTCAAAGTACAGGATTAAGAAAGCTGGGAAGAAGCACATTTTGATCATAAATGAAGCCACCAAGGAGGATATCGGGATGTACTACGCCTTCACCAATGGTGGGGAGTCGAAGGCAGAGCTGGAGGTTGAAG ATAAGGAGCTGCAGGTTCTGCAGAGCATTGCCGACCTGACAGTGAAGTCTGCCGAACAGGCTGTGTTCAAGTGCGAGGTGTCCGACGAAAAAGTGACGGGGAAGTGGTTCAAGGACGGCGTCGAAGTCCAGCCCAGCGATCGCATCAAAATAACGCACATCGGAAG GACCCACAAGCTGACAATTGATGACGTGAAGTCTTCGGACGCCGGAGATTACACTTTCGTCCCCGACGGCTACGCGCTGTCTCTCTCCGCAAAACTCAACTTCCTGG aGATCAAGATTGAATACGTTCCCCGACAAG ATCCGCCCAAAATCCACCTGGACACCAGCGGCACCGGCAACAAGAACACGATCACCGTGGTGGCCGGGAACAAACTTCGCCTCGACGTGGAGATCACGGGGGAGCCGGCCCCGACCGTGTGCTGGATGAAGGGAGACAAG gTGGTGGCTGAGGCCGAGGGACGGGTCCGCGTGGAGACCAGGAAGACCCTGAGCAGCTTTGTCATAGAGGGGGCGGAGAGAGGCGACGAGGGCCTTTACCACATCGCCGTGAATAATCCTGCCGGAGAAGACAAGGCGGACCTCTTCATCAGGGTCGTGG ATGTGCCCAATCCCCCCGAGAATGTCAAATGCTCGTCAGTTGGCGAGGACTGTGCCACGATCGCATGGGACCCTCCCGCGTTTGACGGCGGAGTTCCCATTAAAG GGTAcctgatggagaagaagaaggttggctcGGCCAGATGGACCAAGCTCAACTTTGACGTTTACGAGTCCACCACGTATGAGGCCAAGAAGATGATCGAAGGCGTGCGTTACGAGATGAGGGTGTTCGCAGTCAACGGCATCGGCGTCTCTCAGCCCAGTGCGAACTCAGAGCCCTTCATGCCCATCG ccgcCACCAGCGAGCCCACCCGTCTCGTGGTGGACGATGTGACAGACACTACCTGTGCACTCAAGTGGCTTCCTCCGGAGAAAATCGGAGCGGGCGGCATCGACGGTTACATCATCGAGTACTGCAAAGAAGGAG GGGACCAGTGGGTGCAGGCTAATGCGGCGCCAGTGGCAAAGAACCAGTACAGGGTGAAGGACCTCCCAGTCGGGGAGAAGATGCTGTTCAGAGTGGTGGCCGTCAACGTCGCGGGCCGCAGCCCGCCCGCCACGACCGCCCAGGCCGTCACTATCAGAGAGATCATGG AGACTCCAAAGATCCGCCTGCCGCGCCAACTGAGAACCAAACTCATCAGGGTTGTGGGCGAGAAGCTGAACCTGGTCATCCCCTTCCAG GGTAAACCTCGCCCCGTCGTGACCTGGTTCAAAGACGGCGCTCCCCTGGACGGCAAGACGATAGGAACCCGTACCAGTGAGGTGGACTCCATCCTCTTCATCCGCTCGGCGGAGAGGGACCACTCGGGAAAGTACACACTGTCCGTTCAGATTGAGAACGTGTCGGACAGCGCTGACATTTACATTCAGATTGTAG ATAAGCCCGGCCCTCCCATCGCTGTGCACGTCACAGACGTCTGGGGCTTCAACGCCGCGCTGGAGTGGAAGCCGCCGAAAGACGACGGCAACTGCGACATTATCGGCTACACCATTCAGAAGGCCGACATGAAGACTAAG GATTGGTTCACGGTCTACGAGCACAACCGTAGGCCCGGCTGCACCGTGTCTGACCTGGTCATGGGGAACGAGTATTCCTTCCGAGTGTTCAGCGAAAACATCTGCGGCCACAGCGACGAGCCCGGCGTCAGCAAGAACAACGCCGTCGTTACCAAGACAG GTTTGGCCTACAAACCTCCTCCCTTCAAAGAGAAGGACATGACCAGATCCCCCAAGTTCACGGCGCCCCTGGTGAACAGAACTGTGGTGGCGGGCTACGCCGCCGCCATCAGCTGTGCCGTCCGCGGCTTCCCCAAG CCAAAGATCATTTGGATGAAGAACAACATGATCATCGGTGAGGACCCCAAGTTCCTGATGCAGAACAACCAGGGCGTGTTGACGCTGAATATCCGCAAGCCGAGCATGTTCGACGGGGGCCGGTACTCCTGCAGGGCCATCAACGACCTCGGGCAGGACGAGGTGGAGTGCAAGCTGGAGGTTCGAG ttgtaaaagagaaaggagaggaggcgaAGAAATGA